Genomic DNA from Psychrilyobacter piezotolerans:
TCATAAAAAATATGGAGATTTGTATTATTCTTAAATTTTTACAACTTAATATTTTCGAAGAAGCTTATTTTCTAAGCCCCTTTTTATATACATTTTTTTATTCATTTATTTCCTAAAAGTAATTTTTTCTCTAAAAATTCTTTATCATCCAACTAAACTTCTTCTTTTTTACAAATATTCAAATTTATAATTTCCTAGATAATAAAAAAAGCTCAAGGATAACCTTGAGCTTTTAAAATACTATTTCATTACTGAATCTAATTCATCAAACTTTAAATCAGGGAAAGCAGTTGAAACATGCTTGTAAACTAATTTACCTTCATAAACATTGATACCAGGTCTTAATTCAGGGAATCTATTGATAGCTCCCTCTACTCCTAAATCAGCTATTGCTAATCCGTATTTAAGTGTAACATTTGCAAGGGCATATGAAGATGTTCTAGGCATAGCTCCAGGCATATTAGCACAACAGTACATTACAACACCGTTGTCAGTTAAGAAAGTAGGATCCTCATGGTATGTAGGTTTAGATATAGGAGTCGATCCACCTTGGTCGATTGAAATGTCTACAATTACTGATCCTGCTTCCATTGAGTTTATCATATCCATAGTAATTAAATGCGGACACTTTGCTCCTGGAATTAATACAGTAGATATTACTAAGTCAGCAGTTTTAATCTGTGCTGCTAAATTTCCTGAATTAGAGTATAAAGTTTTGATCTTATTTCCATAAATATCATCAAGATACTTTAATTTAGCGATATCTACATCTAATATAGTAACGTCAGCTTCTAATCCAACTGCCATCTTAAGTGCTGCTTGTCCAGAGATTCCAGCTCCTACAATAACAACTTTTGCTCTAGCAGTACCAGTAACTCCTCCTAATAAGATTCCTTTTCCACCCATATGTTTTGCTAAGATATTAGCTCCGAAGATAACTCCTTCTCTACCAGCAACTTC
This window encodes:
- the ald gene encoding alanine dehydrogenase, whose amino-acid sequence is MRIGIPGEIKPQEHRIALVPEGAAEFVNRGHNVYMTSGAANGIGLTDEDYKAVGVEILSTLEEVYEVSDMIVGVKEPQPRELALIKPGQIHYRYLHLAPDYDQTVGLMKAGATGIAFETVEMENRSLPLLAPMSEVAGREGVIFGANILAKHMGGKGILLGGVTGTARAKVVIVGAGISGQAALKMAVGLEADVTILDVDIAKLKYLDDIYGNKIKTLYSNSGNLAAQIKTADLVISTVLIPGAKCPHLITMDMINSMEAGSVIVDISIDQGGSTPISKPTYHEDPTFLTDNGVVMYCCANMPGAMPRTSSYALANVTLKYGLAIADLGVEGAINRFPELRPGINVYEGKLVYKHVSTAFPDLKFDELDSVMK